In a single window of the Labrus mixtus chromosome 20, fLabMix1.1, whole genome shotgun sequence genome:
- the abca3b gene encoding phospholipid-transporting ATPase ABCA3, translated as MAIIRQFRLLVWKNYLQQKRQILVTLVEILLPLLFSGILIVLRQKVPFKDYPNATVYESYAVDRLPRIAFRPLQLAYVPSNSSAVRQVAEYVRGSLFLSSVRGFETEEQFEDFVRKDPLSGKILAAVVFEHPFTHDDEPLPIKVGYHLRFTFTPRNAPPKEKSELNPNSDLDWHTLSLFPLFQLPGPREQYDKEGGTPGYFREGFLAVQHAVDRAIMISYNRTAASPLLRQIRVVLSRFPYPAFIYDVFILAIQNQLPLLLVLSFTYTSLNIVRAVVQEKEKKLKEYMRMMGLSNWLHWSAWFLMFFLFLSISVFLVTLLLCIQVSPNGAVLTYSDPTLVFVFLLVFAVSTINFSFMISTFFSRANVAAAAGGFIYFMSYLPYLFLWPRYDLLSHAQKVSACLISNVAMAMGAQLMGMFEGKGTGIQWSNMFDSVTVDDDFSMAQVLGLLMFDAVLYGLVAWYMEAVFPGEYGVPLPSYFFALPSYWCSSPRMALVNEKEEEEDAEKALKGEFIEEEPAGLVSGVKIKHLAKEFKVGNKTRQAVRDLTLNMFEGQIAVLLGHNGAGKTTTLSMLTGLFPPTSGRAYINGYDICQDMALIRRSLGLCPQHDVLFDNLTVREHLLFYAQLKGYSKEKIPDEVDRIIRILNLENKRKARSKTLSGGMRRKLSIGIALIGDSKVVMLDEPTSGMDPSARRATWDLLQGEKRGRTILLTTHFMDEADLLGDRIAIMAGGELQCCGSPLFLKNKYGAGYHMVIVKDALCNVSEITRLVHMYVPNATLESSAGAELAYILPKESTSKFELLFAELEMNREELGIASYGASVTTMEEVFLRVGKLVDSSLDIQAIQLPALQYQHERRSNDWTTDDASSISGMTDVTDFTDSGTLISEDCSNIKLNTGARLHLQQFYAMFLKRALYSWRNWKVMVAQFLVPLVFTVVALVVARSIPDHGNAPHLRLALSRYGATKVPVALQPEPGPLAAALANTYSSQLSAQLGQLVNITDFTDYVLNQADKEGGSFNERCVVGAAFRGSRNQYPEATAYFNNQGYHTPATALMMVDNALFKLIAGPNASIETGNYPMPRNLSESAKSQLTEGKTGFVVAINLMYGMASLSSTFALLLVTESAIKSKHVQQVSGVYLSNFWFSALLWDLVNFLLPCLLMLVVFKAFGVKAFIDNNHLVDVLLMLLLYGWAVVPLMYLLSFFFSTAATAYTRLTIFNVISGTATFLAVSIMTIPELNLQDLSRLLDKVFLIFPNYCLGMSFSQFYQNYQFISFCTSSKLSEAFCKYLNITYQTNYFSMSEPGVGRFLVAFSIQGVVYIILLFVIELQCVHTLRRILTSLGRRRKQLPLIQDAALLPEDRDVADERKRVWECQPMVESMVGSPLVMQELSKVYSSGQNLLAVDRLSLAVGKGECFGLLGFNGAGKTTTFKMLTGDETVTSGDAFIDGYSILRDIKKVQQRIGYCPQFDAVLDHMTGRETLCMYARLRGIPERYVSGCVENVLRSLLLEPHADKLVRSYSGGNKRKLSAGMALIGGPPVIFLDEPSTGMDPVARRLLWDAVTRTRESGKAIIITSHSMEECEALCTRLAVMVNGQFKCLGSPQHLKSKFGSGYTLLAKVHMDADLEDSDLLLFKDFIESTFPGSQLKDAHQGMVHYHLTDKTLTWAQVFGTLEAAKEKYRIEDYCVSQISLEQVFLSFAQFQHCMESGRK; from the exons AAACGTCAAATCCTGGTCACCCTGGTGGAGATCCTGCTGCCCCTGCTCTTCTCCGGTATCCTCATTGTGCTACGTCAGAAGGTTCCTTTTAAGGACTACCCAAATGCCACCGTCTATGAGAGCTACGCCGTGGACCGGCTACCAAGGATTGCCTTCAGACCCTTACAGCTGGCTTATGTGCCCAGTAACTCCAGCGCAGTGCGTCAGGTGGCAGAGTACGTGCGAGGGAGCCTGTTCCTCTCCTCAG TGCGTGGCTTTGAGACAGAGGAGCAGTTTGAGGACTTTGTGAGGAAGGACCCACTGTCAGGAAAGATACTAGCGGCTGTGGTGTTCGAGCACCCTTTCACCCATGACGATGAACCTCTGCCCATTAAG GTGGGCTACCATCTGCGGTTCACCTTCACCCCGCGCAACGCCCCACCCAAGGAGAAGTCGGAGCTCAACCCGAACAGTGACCTGGACTGGCACACGCTTAGCCTCTTTCCCCTCTTTCAGCTGCCAGGGCCGAGGGAGCAGTACGACAAGGAAGGAGGCACACCTG GTTACTTCCGAGAGGGATTCCTGGCTGTGCAGCATGCAGTGGATCGAGCCATCATGATCTCGTACAACAGAACTGCAGCTTCCCCTCTGCTGCGACAGATCAGAGTGGTCCTGTCCAGATTCCCTTACCCTGCCTTTATTTATGACGTCTTCATCCTGGCCATTCAGAACCAACTGCCTCTACTGCTGGTGCTCAGCTTTACATACACTTCTCTCAACATAGTTCGGGCTGTGGTGcaggagaaggaaaagaagctcaag gagTATATGAGGATGATGGGTCTCAGTAACTGGCTCCACTGGAGCGCCTGGTTCCTCatgttcttcctcttcctctccatttCAGTCTTTCTGGTCACTCTGCTTCTCTGTATCCAG GTGAGCCCTAACGGAGCAGTGCTGACCTACAGTGACCCCACGCTggtgtttgtctttctgctcGTCTTCGCCGTGTCCACCATCAACTTCAGCTTCATGATCAGTACCTTCTTCTCTCgag CAaatgtggctgcagcagcaggcggcttTATCTATTTCATGAGCTACCTTCCCTATTTGTTCCTCTGGCCACGCTACGACCTACTGAGCCATGCCCAGAAGGTGTCAGCCTGCCTCATCTCAAACGTGGCCATGGCTATGGGCGCTCAACTCATGGGAATGTTTGAAGGCAAAG GTACGGGAATCCAGTGGTCCAACATGTTTGACTCTGTGACGGTAGACGACGACTTCTCCATGGCCCAGGTGTTGGGCCTGCTGATGTTTGACGCAGTGCTGTATGGGTTGGTGGCGTGGTACATggaggcagtttttcctggggAGTATGGCGTGCCTCTGCCATCCTACTTCTTCGCACTg CCATCATACTGGTGCAGCAGTCCCCGCATGGCTTTGGTTAAcgaaaaggaagaagaggaagatgcaGAAAAGGCTCTAAAAGGAGAGTTTATAGAAGAAGAGCCTGCTGGACTCGTCTCCGGGGTCAAAATTAAACATCTGGCTAAG GAATTCAAAGTGGGTAACAAGACCCGGCAGGCTGTGCGGGATCTTACTCTGAACATGTTTGAGGGGCAGATCGCAGTGCTGCTAGGACACAATGGTGCAGGAAAGACCACAACGCTGTCCATGCTGACAG ggttGTTTCCCCCCACCAGTGGCAGAGCGTATATCAACGGCTACGACATCTGTCAGGACATGGCTCTGATCCGCCGCAGTCTGGGGCTCTGTCCTCAGCATGACGTACTTTTTGATAACCTAACTGTCAGAGAGCACCTGCTCTTCTACGCTCAG CTGAAAGGCTACTCCAAAGAAAAGATTCCAGATGAGGTGGACCGGATCATCCGTATCCTGAACCTCGAGAACAAGCGAAAGGCTCGCTCAAAAACTCTCTCTGGAGGCATGAGGAGAAAACTCTCTATAGGCATTGCCCTCATTGGAGACTCCAAG GTGGTGATGTTAGATGAGCCCACGTCAGGTATGGACCCATCAGCACGACGAGCCACCTGGGACCTTCTGCAAGGGGAGAAACGCGGCCGCACCATCCTGCTCACCACGCACTTCATGGACGAGGCCGACCTGCTCGGCGACCGCATCGCCATCATGGCGGGAGGAGAGCTGCAGTGCTGCGGGTCACCGCTGTTCCTTAAGAACAAATATG GCGCTGGCTACCACATGGTGATAGTGAAAGATGCTCTTTGTAACGTGTCCGAGATCACCCGCCTCGTGCACATGTATGTTCCTAACGCCACACTGGAGAGCAGCGCAGGGGCTGAGCTCGCTTACATCTTGCCCAAAGAAAGCACCAGCAA gtttgagctgctgtttgcTGAGCTGGAGATGAACAGAGAGGAGCTTGGCATCGCCAGCTACGGGGCTTCAGTGACCACCATGGAAGAGGTTTTCCTCAG ggtgggaAAGTTGGTGGATTCCAGTTTGGACATCCAGGCGATCCAGCTGCCTGCGCTGCAGTACCAACACGAGAGACGCTCCAATGACTGGACCACAGACGATGCCAGCAGCATCAGTGGCATGACCGACGTCACTGACTTCACAGACAGCGGCACACTCATCTCAGAGGACTGCTCCAACATCAAGCTGAACACCGGG GCCAGACTTCACCTGCAGCAGTTTTATGCCATGTTCCTGAAGAGGGCGCTGTACAGCTGGAGAAACTGGAAGGTGATGGTGGCCCAGTTTCTTGTGCCTTTGGTCTTCACTGTTGTGGCCTTAGTTGTTGCACGCAGCATCCCTGATCACGGGAACGCTCCTCATCTGAGGCTGGCCCTCAGCCGATATGGTGCCACCAAGGTCCCTGTGGCTCTGCAGCCTGAGCCGGGTCCCCTGGCTGCTGCTCTGGCAAATACATACAGCTCACAGCTCTCTGCCCAGCTGGGCCAGCTCGTCAACATCACTG ACTTTACAGATTACGTCCTGAATCAGGCCGATAAAGAAGGCGGCAGCTTTAATGAGCGCTGCGTGGTGGGTGCTGCTTTCCGTGGCAGCAGGAATCAATATCCAGAAGCTACGGCCTACTTCAACAACCAGGGCTATCATACACCGGCCACAGCCCTCATGATGGTGGACAACGCTCTCTTTAAACTTATAGCGGGGCCGAATGCTTCCATTGAGACCGGGAATTACCCCATGCCCCGTAACCTGTCTGAATCCGCAAAGAGCCAGCTTACAGA ggGAAAGACAGGCTTCGTCGTGGCCATCAACCTGATGTACGGTATGGCCTCTCTGTCCAGCACCTTTGCCCTGCTGCTTGTAACAGAGTCTGCAATCAAGTCCAAGCATGTGCAGCAGGTCAGCGGAGTCTACCTGTCTAACTTCTGGTTTTCTGCGCTGCTGTGGGACCTCGTCAACTTCCTGCTGCCCTGTCTCCTCATGCTG GTGGTGTTCAAGGCATTCGGAGTGAAGGCCTTCATTGACAACAACCACCTGGTAGATGTGTTGTTGATGCTGCTACTGTATGGCTGGGCTGTGGTGCCTCTTATGTACCtgctcagcttcttcttctccaccgcCGCTACTGCCTACACACGCCTCACCATCTTCAACGTGATCTCTGGCACGGCCACCTTTCTGGCTGTCTCCATCATGACCATCCCAG AGTTGAACCTGCAGGACCTGTCCCGCCTCCTGGATAAGGTGTTCCTGATCTTCCCAAACTACTGCCTGGGCATGTCCTTCAGCCAGTTCTACCAGAACTACCAATTCATCTCATTTTGCACCTCTAGTAAACTCAGCGAGGCTTTCTGCAAGTATTTGA ACATCACGTACCAGACAAACTACTTCTCCATGTCGGAGCCTGGTGTGGGACGCTTCCTGGTGGCCTTCTCTATTCAAGGTGTAGTCTACATTATCCTGCTGTTTGTCATCGAGCTGCAGTGTGTCCACACTCTGCGGCGGATCCTCACCTCGCTGGGCAGAAGACGGaaacag TTACCTCTAATACAGGACGCAGCACTTCTCCCAGAGGACAGGGATGTGGCCGATGAGAGGAAGAGGGTGTGGGAGTGCCAGCCGATGGTGGAGTCCATGGTTGGTAGCCCCCTCGTTATGCAGGAGCTCAGCAAG GTGTACAGCAGCGGGCAGAATCTCCTGGCTGTTGACAGGCTGTCTCTAGCTGTAGGGAAAGGAGAGTGTTTCGGCCTCCTGGGCTTCAACGGAGCCGGCAAGACAACGACCTTTAAGATGCTGACAGGTGATGAGACTGTTACCTCTGGGGACGCCTTCATTGATGGATACAGCATCTTGAGGGACattaagaag GTGCAGCAGCGTATTGGTTACTGCCCTCAGTTTGACGCTGTGTTGGATCACATGACAGGAAGAGAAACTCTCTGTATGTATGCCAGACTCAGAGGGATACCAGAGAGGTATGTGTCTGGCTGTGTGGAGAACGTGTTGAGGTCACTGCTGCTGGAGCCTCATGCTGACAAACTGGTCCGCAGCTACAG TGGGGGAAATAAGCGGAAGCTGAGTGCAGGCATGGCTCTGATTGGTGGACCTCCCGTCATCTTCCTGGATGAGCCTTCGACAGGGATGGACCCTGTGGCCCGAAGGCTGCTGTGGGACGCTGTTACACGCACACGGGAGTCTGGAAAGGCAATAATCATCACTTCTCATAG TATGGAGGAGTGTGAGGCCCTTTGCACCAGACTGGCAGTGATGGTCAACGGTCAGTTCAAGTGCCTCGGGAGTCCTCAACACCTTAAGAGCAAGTTCGGCAGTGGCTACACGCTGCTGGCTAAAGTCCACATGGACGCTGATTTGGAGGACAGCGACCTGCTGCTATTTAAAGACTTCATTGAAAGCACTTTTCCAG GAAGTCAACTGAAGGATGCCCATCAGGGAATGGTGCACTATCATTTGACTGACAAAACActtacttgggcccag